In a single window of the Nocardioides sp. L-11A genome:
- a CDS encoding DUF2746 domain-containing protein encodes MDPAVASVLGILISSVIGPVLILLVQRRQGRVLAATHEQVANTHDTNLRDDLDKLQAQVVAMRGDVTVIRAQVTTARADLADVKASSAHTDEKVSRIGGQLDAHLTSAAATDAGVHARLAALENRQEKP; translated from the coding sequence GTGGACCCAGCCGTCGCCTCCGTCCTCGGCATCCTGATCTCGAGCGTCATCGGCCCCGTGCTGATCCTCCTCGTCCAGCGCCGGCAGGGCCGGGTTCTGGCCGCCACGCACGAGCAGGTCGCCAACACCCACGACACCAACCTTCGCGACGACCTCGACAAGCTGCAGGCCCAGGTCGTCGCGATGCGCGGCGACGTCACGGTGATCCGTGCCCAGGTGACGACCGCCCGCGCCGACCTGGCCGATGTGAAGGCGTCGTCGGCCCACACCGACGAGAAGGTCTCCCGGATCGGCGGCCAGCTCGACGCCCACCTCACCAGCGCCGCGGCCACCGACGCCGGCGTGCACGCCCGCCTTGCAGCGCTCGAAAACCGACAGGAGAAGCCATGA